CTGTGCCTCCGCCGTGGGCGCGGGGCTGCGGAAGGgtccaccaccaccccccaaaccTCCGGTCGGGGCGGCTGCCGGCAGGGCGGGGGGCGACGGCAGGGAGCGACTCACCCGCGCTGGAGGTCGCCGCTCGgggcctccccgccgcccgcagcTCTCCGCCGGGCCGCGCtcccggcggccgccccggcggCGGTGCGCGGCGCTGCGCGGTTGTGCGCGGAGCGACGGGCGGGGCGCGCCCCACCTCGATCCGCTCTCCAGGATCTGTCGTAAGACGGCAGCCGCCGAGCTCCCCCGGccgctcccccctgccccggcccgccgcccccgcaaCGCCCGGCGGGCCCCTCtgccgcgcccccccgcccccgaggCTTCGGCCCGGGCTGCCCCGGGCGCCGCTCCCCGCTCCGCCG
The Falco rusticolus isolate bFalRus1 chromosome 1, bFalRus1.pri, whole genome shotgun sequence genome window above contains:
- the LOC119140293 gene encoding translation initiation factor IF-2-like, producing MTEKSARNPTPGSFPHTGSALAAPRPGSGRRRCGAGAEPPRRSGERRPGQPGPKPRGRGGAAEGPAGRCGGGGPGQGGAAGGARRLPSYDRSWRADRGGARPARRSAHNRAAPRTAAGAAAGSAARRRAAGGGEAPSGDLQRGPRRRPGHGRSMCTGTSMPSPWEAQTRPGTAP